One part of the bacterium genome encodes these proteins:
- a CDS encoding transglycosylase SLT domain-containing protein — translation MKAWLLVLITLSSTIAAEKDSLQTASAQHINSFQLPDSMEFCGERIPIEVSDVRERLEDAYYLVLSTDFRIMQMLKRSQRYFPVFEKILKEMDVPDDLKFLACAESSLRIDAYSHADAGGLWQFIPSTAKLWGLRVDKIVDERFHVEKSTRAAITMLKSLREQFGSWSMAAAAYNTGQGNINEVIRMQRQNDYFESFLNKETRNYIFHIVVIKELLQHPEKYGFQFDDEDYYEPYDTGTKTITVKGPINDLGKWAIENGTTYKKLKLLNYWIMKYELPAGTWELMLPSDATPLVNVSTVQTDSTTLAQVITLDSVVASSDSQRFYIVHTVREGDYMERIARQYGVSVKDIMTWNLLASDATVLNSKLRIYVPAAKKIFHTVKIGDSLIKIAEQYKVSIDQIKQWNNLSGDVAVLGTNLTIYIGMN, via the coding sequence ATGAAAGCCTGGCTTCTCGTTCTGATAACTTTGAGTTCGACTATAGCAGCAGAAAAGGACTCACTGCAAACAGCTTCTGCTCAACACATTAATTCGTTTCAGTTGCCGGATTCAATGGAATTTTGTGGTGAACGAATTCCGATAGAAGTGAGTGATGTCCGGGAACGCCTAGAAGACGCCTACTATCTCGTACTCAGCACGGATTTTCGGATAATGCAAATGCTGAAACGGAGCCAGCGTTACTTTCCTGTGTTTGAAAAAATTCTAAAAGAGATGGACGTGCCGGATGATTTGAAATTTCTGGCCTGTGCCGAGAGCTCGCTTCGCATTGATGCATATTCGCATGCCGATGCCGGCGGTCTCTGGCAATTTATTCCTTCGACCGCTAAACTTTGGGGTTTACGTGTCGACAAAATCGTCGACGAAAGGTTTCACGTCGAAAAATCAACTCGCGCCGCAATTACGATGCTCAAAAGCCTTCGTGAACAATTTGGAAGTTGGAGCATGGCGGCAGCGGCGTATAACACCGGACAGGGAAACATCAATGAAGTGATTCGGATGCAACGGCAAAATGATTACTTCGAATCATTTTTAAATAAAGAAACGCGCAATTATATTTTTCATATTGTTGTTATCAAAGAATTACTTCAACATCCCGAGAAATACGGTTTTCAGTTTGATGACGAGGATTATTACGAACCATATGATACCGGTACGAAAACGATAACTGTGAAAGGTCCTATTAATGATCTTGGGAAATGGGCGATAGAGAACGGAACGACTTACAAGAAATTGAAACTACTCAATTATTGGATCATGAAATATGAGCTTCCCGCAGGGACATGGGAATTGATGCTTCCATCCGATGCCACACCGCTTGTTAATGTCAGCACAGTTCAAACCGATAGTACTACTCTAGCCCAGGTCATTACGTTGGATAGTGTGGTTGCCAGCAGTGATTCCCAACGGTTTTATATTGTTCATACGGTGCGCGAAGGAGATTATATGGAGAGGATTGCGCGCCAATACGGTGTCAGCGTTAAAGATATAATGACTTGGAATCTTCTGGCTTCGGATGCAACGGTTTTGAATAGCAAACTGCGAATTTATGTTCCAGCGGCAAAAAAAATATTTCATACAGTCAAAATCGGTGACAGTCTGATCAAAATTGCCGAGCAAT